CGGATTGCCAGAGAGCGTACCGGCCTGATAGATCGGACCGACTGGAGCGATGTGTTGCATCAGATCACGGCGGCCACCATAAGCCCCCACCGGCATGCCCCCCCCGATGATCTTGCCGAAGGTGGTCAGGTCCGGCGTTACTCCGTACAGCCCTTGCGCGCCGCCAAGTGCGACGCGAAAGCCCGTCATCACCTCGTCGAAGATCAACAGTACTCCGTGCTGCGTGCAGAGTTTGCGTAGGTGTTGCAGATAGCCCGGTCGCGGTGGGATACAGTTAGCGTTGCCAATCACCGGTTCGATAATCACGGCGGCGATTTCGTTTCCCATTTTGTCGAACAGTGCTGTGGCACCATTGAAATCGTTGTAAGTCAATGTGCTAGTCAGTGCGCTCAGTTCGGCTGGCACACCTGGCGAACTTGGTATGCCAAGGGTAAGCATGCCGCTGCCGGCTTTGACTAGGAACGAGTCGCCGTGGCCGTGGTAACACCCTTCAAATTTGACGATGCGGTTGCGCCCAGTGGTTCCACGTGCCAGTCGGATTGCCGACAATGTGGCCTCAGTGCCAGAGTTAACCATACGTACCATTTCGCAGGACGGCACTAGTCGAGTAATGGTTTCTGCCATGGTTACCTCGGCGGCGCACGGTGCGCCGTAGGACAGACCGTTGCTGATTGCCGCCTGTACCGCCTCACGCACCACTGGGTGGTTGTGCCCTACGATCATCGGCCCCCAAGAGCCGACATAGTCGATGTAACGGTGGTCGTCGACGTCAAATAGATACGGGCCGTCAGCACGTGCAACGAAGAACGGCTCGCTGCCGACCGAGTGGAACGCACGCACCGGTGAATTAACGCCACCAGGGATAAGTGTTTGTGCCTGGGCGAAGAGGGCATGAGAGCGAGAATGTTTCATGGGGAGCGGATACCTTCTATCTATTACCAGATCGGAATCGTTTGGCGAGTTGTAAGTTTGAATACATGTGTGTGGATCGCTAGATGTGGTTTTTATGTTTCGATCAAACGCATCATTGATGATGCAGATAACGTTCTTCGATGTTTGATGTGGTAACACGTGACTGAAAGATACGTTTAATTAGAGAAAAAAAGTAATTTGTAGCTATTCAAAATGCAGCTGCATGACGTGAGGTGCGACATGGGGATGATGTCATGTGGACTGGATGGTCTCCAAATTTTGATGCGATTCTTTACTTTTGAGAATGAGGCG
This region of Xylella taiwanensis genomic DNA includes:
- the hemL gene encoding glutamate-1-semialdehyde 2,1-aminomutase, with product MKHSRSHALFAQAQTLIPGGVNSPVRAFHSVGSEPFFVARADGPYLFDVDDHRYIDYVGSWGPMIVGHNHPVVREAVQAAISNGLSYGAPCAAEVTMAETITRLVPSCEMVRMVNSGTEATLSAIRLARGTTGRNRIVKFEGCYHGHGDSFLVKAGSGMLTLGIPSSPGVPAELSALTSTLTYNDFNGATALFDKMGNEIAAVIIEPVIGNANCIPPRPGYLQHLRKLCTQHGVLLIFDEVMTGFRVALGGAQGLYGVTPDLTTFGKIIGGGMPVGAYGGRRDLMQHIAPVGPIYQAGTLSGNPVAMAAGLAMLELIQAPDFYTHLSQAAAALCAGLEQAASDVGIAMTTQQIGGMFGLFFTDQHVETYTQATACNIGRFNRFFHAMLERGVFFAPSAYEAGFISSAHSPEIIEATLEAARAAFKAIIHAEAIMS